One Purpureocillium takamizusanense chromosome 1, complete sequence genomic window carries:
- a CDS encoding uncharacterized protein (COG:O~EggNog:ENOG503P3Q3~TransMembrane:1 (o149-168i)) has protein sequence MSGPISIGSVAEWQSLLSGTNVVIADFYADWCGPCKMIAPHFERLAKEHSRPKKVAFAKVNVDTQSAIARTNGVSAMPTFKVFHGGNCVDTIKGANPSALSEAISKAAKLADTPGAGKPGDAFKTPGRTLGGDAPAARRATGPSFNLTGLLNVLVVFVGLYLVSLFSARSKKEE, from the exons ATGAGCGGCCCCATCAGCATCGGTTCCGTCGCCGAGTGGCAGTCGCTGCTCTCTGGCACCAACGTCGTCATTGCAGACT TCTACGCCGACTGGTGCGGCCCCTGCAAGATGATTGCGCCGCACttcgagcgcctcgccaagGAGCATTCGCGGCCCAAGAAAGTTGCCTTCGCCAAGGTCAACGTCGACACCCAGTCAGCTATCGCCCGCACCAACGGCGTTTCCGCGATGCCCACCTTCAAGGTCTTCCACGGAGGCAACTGTGTCGACACCATCAAGGGCGCGAACCCTTCGGCCCTGAGCGAGGCCATATCCAAGGCAGCGAAGCTCGCGGACACGCCCGGCGCGGGGAAACCTGGCGACGCCTTCAAGACGCCGGGGCGgacgctcggcggcgacgcgccggcggccaggcgggcgacgggtcCCTCCTTCAATCTGACGGGCCTGCTAAACGTGCTGGTCGTCTTTGTCGGGTTGTATCTGGTGTCTCTATTTTCGGCACGTAGCAAAAAGGAGGAGTGA
- a CDS encoding uncharacterized protein (COG:S~EggNog:ENOG503NWCN) produces MHNGGRQERVSFKPSAMFTPIEGGRDWTVSVAIPASVITSLATADQRMAVPGRIARALAVFSVDEVVIFDDTPPAQRPRHTDPAAYTGDTDPCHFLSHIISFLEAPPFMRKALFPLHPNLRLTALLPSLDMPHHPNPKEWIPYREGVTIAGKTGTGEGTLVEVGLEDPVEIEETIPPKTRLTLLFPEDESKYPECVNPAAPREEGGYYWGYTVRKASSLSNVFTESPYEEGYDISIGTSERGTPISRAFPSSTPRPLNFKHMLIAFGGPRGLEFAAMNDEQLTGMDVQGPKTRELFDHWINVLPSQGSRTIRTEEAMFIGLTALRSLWDTS; encoded by the exons ATGCACAATGGCGGCCGCCAGGAGCGGGTCTCGTTCAAGCCGTCGGCCATGTTCACGCCCATCGAAGGCGGGCGTGACTGGACCGTATCGGTGGCCATCCCCGCCAGCGTCATAACCAG CCTCGCCACAGCCGACCAGCGCATGGCTGTCCCCGGTCGCATTGCACGTgctctcgccgtcttctccgtcgacgaggtcgtcatcTTCGACGACACGCCCCCCGCACAGCGCCCACGACACACCGACCCGGCCGCGTACACGGGCGACACCGACCCGTGCCACTTCCTGTCTCACATCATCAGTTTCCTCGAGGCGCCACCGTTTATGCGCAAGGCCCTCTTTCCCCTACATCCCAACCTGCGCctgacggcgctgctgcccagccTCGACATGCCGCACCACCCCAACCCCAAGGAGTGGATCCCCTACCGCGAAGGAGTCACCATCGCGGGCAAGACGGGCACCGGCGAGGGAacgctcgtcgaggtcggcctgGAAGACCCCGTCGAGATCGAGGAAACCATTCCGCCCAAGACGCGCCTCACGCTGCTATTCCCCGAGGACGAGTCCAAGTATCCTGAATGCGTCAatccggcggcgccgcgcgaaGAGGGCGGGTACTATTGGGGTTATACAGTTCGAAAGGCGTCATCCCTTTCCAACGTTTTCACCGAGTCACCGTACGAAGAGGGTTACGACATCAGCATCGGCACGTCCGAGCGGGGCACGCCGATATCCCGGGCGTTCCCGTCATCTACCCCGCGGCCCCTCAACTTCAAGCATATGCTCATTGCTTTTGGTGGGCCCAGAGGCCTCGAGTTCGCCGCAATGAacgacgagcagctcacCGGCATGGACGTCCAAGGCCCCAAGACGAGGGAGCTGTTCGACCACTGGATCAACGTGCTGCCGAGCCAGGGCAGCAGGACCATCAGGACAGAGGAGGCGATGTTCATCGGCTTGACAGCTCTGAGGTCGCTTTGGGACACCAGTTGA
- a CDS encoding uncharacterized protein (EggNog:ENOG503PGQ0~SECRETED:SignalP(1-17~SECRETED:cutsite=AFA-QS~SECRETED:prob=0.5184)) yields the protein MQLSGLILAVLPAVAFAQSATTPGESLSTTTVTSTASVTKTLTLSRVHVVTVAANSTSSSTVGTTSHFTSPTLAPTTATAPKPSVKPDNAAGALDATRVALAGVVGMLAAAMM from the coding sequence ATGCAGCTGTCCggcctcatcctcgccgtcctgccGGCCGTCGCCTTTGCGCAGAGCGCCACCACACCTGGCGAGAGCctctcgacgacaacggtCACGTCCACTGCCAGTGTCACCAAGACGCTCACTCTGTCCAGAGTCcacgtcgtcaccgtcgccgccaactcTACCTCCTCTTCCACCGTCGGCACCACGTCCCACTTCACCTCTCCGACGCTGGCGCCCACTACTGCCACCGCCCCCAAGCCGTCTGTCAAGCCCGAcaatgccgccggcgcgctcgatGCGACCCGCGTTGCCCTGGCTGGTGTTGTCGGTAtgctcgccgctgccatgATGTAA
- a CDS encoding Lipoyl synthase (BUSCO:EOG0926131E~COG:H~EggNog:ENOG503NWHD), whose product MASLQRARAPVRKALSAAPAVAARAFATVPNPGDDAAAAKPQRKTYFKDTTVAPFSDFVGTSSAAQPLSPTEAYTLRTAEVGPAGKKRTITRLPEWLKTPIPAGNDNYKKIKSDLRGLGLHTVCEEARCPNISECWGGSDKSAATATIMLMGDTCTRGCRFCSVKTSRAPPPLDPHEPEHTAEALARWGLGYVVLTSVDRDDLVDGGARHFAETIRKIKHKKPSLLVEALTGDFRGDLDMVKIVAESGLDVYAHNVETVEALTPYVRDRRATFRQSLKVLKHVKDVRGKEGIITKTSIMLGLGEQEQEVMDALRELRKADVDVVTFGQYMRPTKRHLKVEKYVTPDEFEMWRQRALDMGFLYCASGPLVRSSYKAGEAFIENVLRKRAGDKVMAGTESLGKAVALDADARSI is encoded by the exons ATGGCGTCTCTCCAGCGCGCCCGGGCTCCCGTCCGGAAAGCCCTGAgtgccgcgcccgccgtggccgcccgcgccttcGCCACCGTCCCCAaccccggcgacgacgccgccgccgcgaaacCCCAGCGAAAGACGTACTTCAAGGACACAACGGTGGCTCCCTTCTCCGACTTTGTcggcacctcgtcggccgcgcagccgctGTCGCCCACGGAGGCGTACACGCTGCGTACCGCCGAGGTCGGTCCCGCGGGCAAGAAGCGCACCATCACGCGGCTGCCCGAGTGGCTCAAGACGCCCATCCCCGCGGGCAACGACAACTACAAGAAGATCAAGTCGGACCTGCGCGGCCTCGGACTGCACACGGTCTGCGAGGAGGCACGCTGCCCTAACATCTCCGAGTGCTGGGGCGGCTCCGACAagagcgccgccacggctACCATCATGCTCATGGGCGACACCTGCACCCGCGGCTGCCGCTTCTGCAGCGTCAAGACGAgccgcgcgcccccgcccctcgATCCCCACGAGCCCGAGCACAcggccgaggccctcgcccgctggGGCTTGGGCTACGTTGTCCTCACCAGCGTCGACCgtgacgacctcgtcgacggcggcgccaggcaTTTCGCCGAGACCATCCGCAAGATCAAGCACAAGAAGCCCTCGCTGCTGGTCGAGGCCCTCACGGGCGACTTTAGGGGCGATCTTGACATGGTCAAGATTGTGGCCGAGAGCGGCCTTGACGTATACGCCCACAACGTTGAGACCGTCGAGGCCTTGACGCCGTACGTGCGCGACCGGAGGGCCACATTCCGGCAGAGTCTCAAGGTCCTCAAGCATGTCAAGGACGTGAGGGGTAAggagggcatcatcaccaagaCGAGCATCATGCTCGGCCTTggcgagcaggagcaggaggtCATGGACGCATTGAGGG AGCTGCGGaaggccgacgtcgacgtcgtcaccTTTGGCCAGTACATGCGGCCGACGAAGCGCCACCTCAAGGTGGAAAAGTACGTCACTCCCGACGAGTTCGAGATGTGGCGCCAGCGAGCCCTCGACATGGGCTTCCTGTACTGCGCCAGCGGGCCCCTTGTCCGCTCCTCGTACAAGGCCGGTGAGGCCTTCATCGAGAATGTGCTGCGCAAGCGGGCCGGTGACAAGGTCATGGCCGGAACGGAGAGCCTCGGCAAGGCGGTAGCATTGGACGCGGACGCGCGTTCGATATAA
- a CDS encoding uncharacterized protein (TransMembrane:12 (i38-63o83-100i107-126o132-156i168-187o199-218i268-291o303-321i333-352o358-381i393-413o425-446i)~EggNog:ENOG503NU3S~COG:G) → MAEKKEYTKDEEIVAAGTVGAEQLSPEEDKRLLRKIDLCLLPVMALSYLFQFLDKSALGFTAIMGLREDLRLSGQDFSWASSIYYFGYLIASYPAGLVMVRWKVGKTIAVAVVFWGAMLMLTAATSNAAGLLAVRFLLGVCEAPIAPGLSVIVAMWYKRSEQPLRHAAWFLGNTTAGIVGGLAAYGIGHVQSIATWKAVFLIFGGATVAWSVGVVFLLPDVPMTAYFLSEEDRAKAVARVTENRTGIKNNRFKWNQCREALLDPKTWIIVLIQICGNIPNGGIHSFGSIVIEEGLGFDTLPTLLLTSASYLSQLILVLLATGGSTYFRNTRTYFMMLNYALAIVGSCMVRQLPPEQKWARYAGYCLIMAFSANFPVVMSLVSGNFGGFTKKMTVNATAFVVYCAGNIVGPQLFFAREAPTYTSGFMAMIVCFGVGLIASGLLRVYLARENRRRDTLSLGGEAEAETVDAGLMANLLDKTDKEIPQFRYVY, encoded by the exons ATggccgagaagaaggaaTACACCAAGGATGAGGAaatcgtcgccgcggggacCGTCGGGGCGGAGCAGCTGAGCCCGGAGGAGGACAAGAGGTTGCTGCGCAAGATTGACCTATG CCTGCTACCCGTGATGGCCTTGTCCTACCTGTTCCAGTTCCTGGACAAGTCCGCCCTGGGCTTCACGGCCATCATGGGTCTTCGGGAGGACTTGCGGCTATCGGGTCAAGACTTTtcctgggcgtcgagcaTCTACTATTTCGGGTACTTGATTGCGTCGTACCCGGCCGGTCTGGTCATGGTGCGCTGGAAAGTCGGCAAGACGATTGCCGTCGCGGT CGTCTTTTGGGGCGCCATGCTCATGCTGACAGCCGCGACGTCAAATGCCGCCGGACTGCTGGCAGTCCGTTTCCTGCTTGGAGTCTGCGAGGCACCCATCGCCCCCGGTCTGTCCGTCATTGTGGCCATGTGGTACAAGCGCTCCGAGCAGCCGCTCCGGCACGCCGCGTGGTTCTTGGGCAATACCACGGCCGGCATCGTAGGCGGGTTGGCCGCTTATGGTATTGGCCACGTCCAAAGTATTGCAACTTGGAAG GCCGTGTTTCTCATCTTCGGAGGAGCCACCGTCGCCTGGTCGGTCGGTGTCGTCTTTCTGTTGCCCGACGTCCCTATGACGGCGTACTTCTTGAGCGAGGAGGACCGCGCCAAGGCGGTGGCACGAGTGACGGAAAACCGAACCGGCATCAAGAACAATCGCTTTAAATGGAACCAATGCcgcgaggcgctcctcgacccCAAGACCTGGATCATCGTGTTGATCCAGATATGCGGAAACATACCCAACGGCGGCATTCACTCG TTTGGATCCATTGTCATCGAAGAGGGCCTTGGGTTCGACACGTTGCCGACACTCTTGTTGACCAGTGCCAGCTATCTCTCCCAGCTTATCCTCGTGCTGTTAGCCACGGGGGGCAGCACCTACTTTCGCAACACACGGACATATTTCATGATGCTGAATTATGCGCTGGCCATTGTGGGCTCATGCATGGtgcgccagctgccgcccgagCAGAAATGGGCGCGGTATGCCGGCTACTGCCTGATTATGGCATTCAGCGCCAACTTCCCCGTGGTCATGTCGCTCGTGTCAGGCAACTTTGGTGGCTTCACCAAGAAGATGACGGTCAATGCTACC GCGTTTGTGGTGTACTGCGCAGGCAACATTGTGGGCCCGCAGCTCTTCTTTGCGAGGGAGGCTCCCACGTACACGTCGGGCTTCATGGCCATGATTGTGTGCTTTGGCGTGGGCTTGATCGCCAGTGGCCTCTTGCGAGTTTACCTTGCGCGGGAGAACCGTCGGCGTGACACTCTCAGCCTTGGGGGagaagccgaagccgagaCCGTGGATGCGGGGCTCATGGCCAATCTCTTGGACAAAACGGACAAGGAAATTCCGCAGTTTCGATACGTATATTAG
- a CDS encoding uncharacterized protein (COG:O~EggNog:ENOG503P3Q3~TransMembrane:1 (o149-168i)): MSGPISIGSVAEWQSLLSGTNVVIADFYADWCGPCKMIAPHFERLAKEHSRPKKVAFAKVNVDTQSAIARTNGVSAMPTFKVFHGGNCVDTIKGANPSALSEAISKAAKLADTPGAGKPGDAFKTPGRTLGGDAPAARRATGPSFNLTGLLNVLVVFVGLYLVSLFSFDARKAAESSWFNIHKATSGGKKPAPGQAGGHGGAARAPAQKPAFRTLADLGSD, encoded by the exons ATGAGCGGCCCCATCAGCATCGGTTCCGTCGCCGAGTGGCAGTCGCTGCTCTCTGGCACCAACGTCGTCATTGCAGACT TCTACGCCGACTGGTGCGGCCCCTGCAAGATGATTGCGCCGCACttcgagcgcctcgccaagGAGCATTCGCGGCCCAAGAAAGTTGCCTTCGCCAAGGTCAACGTCGACACCCAGTCAGCTATCGCCCGCACCAACGGCGTTTCCGCGATGCCCACCTTCAAGGTCTTCCACGGAGGCAACTGTGTCGACACCATCAAGGGCGCGAACCCTTCGGCCCTGAGCGAGGCCATATCCAAGGCAGCGAAGCTCGCGGACACGCCCGGCGCGGGGAAACCTGGCGACGCCTTCAAGACGCCGGGGCGgacgctcggcggcgacgcgccggcggccaggcgggcgacgggtcCCTCCTTCAATCTGACGGGCCTGCTAAACGTGCTGGTCGTCTTTGTCGGGTTGTATCTGGTGTCTCTATTTTCG TTCGACGCgcgcaaggcggccgagtcgTCATGGTTCAACATTCACAAGGCTACGTCGGGCGGAAAGAAGCCTGCTCCAGGGCAGGCCGGCGGTCACGGAggagcggcgagggcgccggcgcagaaGCCTGCGTTTAGGACGCTGGCCGATTTGGGATCGGATTGA
- a CDS encoding uncharacterized protein (TransMembrane:7 (o22-43i55-76o105-123i135-157o183-205i217-236o256-278i)~EggNog:ENOG503P1GJ~COG:I), which yields MLTKNLTETACDRPVRDSSGTLIALNNTLGIITGLFVLQRFAFKIFSRLSIHLDDWFTLLTTLVGVPATVINRYGLPPNGIGRDVWTLTEQQITSFGRFFYAMEVIYFTQVALLKLALLFFYIRIFSGAAESVRALLWGTTVLTVGFGIAFVVAAVFQCDPVSFFWTRWDDEQGQGRCMSINAIAWSNAAISIALDVWMLALPISQLKQLDLSWRKKTGAGIMFCTGAFVTVVSILRLKLLVDFGSDSINPTWDNFQITCWSTVEMNVGIICVCLPSLRLMIIRTFPRVLNTVYGANSRQVRNTSHDCKGNKEICEEGESHGHRVQHDKDKVQRMTIDEPTSKASHV from the exons ATGC TCACCAAGAACCTCACAGAGACGGCCTGCGACCGTCCCGTCCGCGACTCGTCCGGCACCCTCATCGCCCTCAACAACACGCTCGGGATCATCAccggcctcttcgtcctccaGCGCTTCGCCTTCAAGATCTTCTCCCGTCTCAGCATCCACCTCGACGACTGGTTCACGCTGCTCACcacgctcgtcggcgtgcccGCCACGGTCATCAACCGCTATGGTCTGCCGCCCAATGGcatcggccgcgacgtctGGACGCTGACGGAGCAGCAAATCACCAGCTTTGGGCGCTTCTTCTACGCCATGGAGGTCATCTACTTCACGCAGGTCGCGCTGCTCAAACTCGCGCTGCTCTTCTTTTACATCCGCATCTtctccggcgccgccgagtcggtGCGTGCCCTGCTCTGGGGCACGACCGTCCTCACCGTGGGCTTCGGCAtcgccttcgtcgtcgccgccgtgttCCAGTGCGACCCCGTTAGTTTCTTCTGGACGAGGTGGGATGATGagcaggggcagggccggTGCATGAGCATCAACGCCATTGCGTGgtccaacgccgccatcagcATCGCACTCGACGTGTGGATGCTGGCCCTCCCCATCTCGCAGCTCAAGCAGCTGGACTTGAGCTGGCGCAAAAAGACCGGTGCCGGCATCATGTTCTGCACCGGCGCCTT cgtcaccgtcgtcaGCATCCTGCGTCTgaagctgctcgtcgacttTGGGTCCGACTCGATCAACCCAACGTGGGACAACTTTCAAATCACTTGCTGGTCGACGGTGGAGATGAATGTCGGCATCATCTGCGTCTGCCTTCCGTCGCTGCGTCTCATGATCATCCGCACGTTCCCTCGGGTGCTCAACACCGTGTACGGCGCCAATTCGCGCCAGGTGCGCAACACCAGTCACGATTGCAAAGGCAACAAAGAGATCTGTGAGGAGGGGGAATCGCACGGCCATAGAGTGCAGCATGATAAAGATAAAGTGCAGCGGATGACAATCGACGAACCCACATCCAAAGCTTCCCATGTATAA
- a CDS encoding uncharacterized protein (COG:S~EggNog:ENOG503NWCN): MSFHERQNKKRKTMHNGGRQERVSFKPSAMFTPIEGGRDWTVSVAIPASVITSLATADQRMAVPGRIARALAVFSVDEVVIFDDTPPAQRPRHTDPAAYTGDTDPCHFLSHIISFLEAPPFMRKALFPLHPNLRLTALLPSLDMPHHPNPKEWIPYREGVTIAGKTGTGEGTLVEVGLEDPVEIEETIPPKTRLTLLFPEDESKYPECVNPAAPREEGGYYWGYTVRKASSLSNVFTESPYEEGYDISIGTSERGTPISRAFPSSTPRPLNFKHMLIAFGGPRGLEFAAMNDEQLTGMDVQGPKTRELFDHWINVLPSQGSRTIRTEEAMFIGLTALRSLWDTS, encoded by the exons ATGTCATTTCACGAGCGGCAAAACAAG AAGCGCAAGACGATGCACAATGGCGGCCGCCAGGAGCGGGTCTCGTTCAAGCCGTCGGCCATGTTCACGCCCATCGAAGGCGGGCGTGACTGGACCGTATCGGTGGCCATCCCCGCCAGCGTCATAACCAG CCTCGCCACAGCCGACCAGCGCATGGCTGTCCCCGGTCGCATTGCACGTgctctcgccgtcttctccgtcgacgaggtcgtcatcTTCGACGACACGCCCCCCGCACAGCGCCCACGACACACCGACCCGGCCGCGTACACGGGCGACACCGACCCGTGCCACTTCCTGTCTCACATCATCAGTTTCCTCGAGGCGCCACCGTTTATGCGCAAGGCCCTCTTTCCCCTACATCCCAACCTGCGCctgacggcgctgctgcccagccTCGACATGCCGCACCACCCCAACCCCAAGGAGTGGATCCCCTACCGCGAAGGAGTCACCATCGCGGGCAAGACGGGCACCGGCGAGGGAacgctcgtcgaggtcggcctgGAAGACCCCGTCGAGATCGAGGAAACCATTCCGCCCAAGACGCGCCTCACGCTGCTATTCCCCGAGGACGAGTCCAAGTATCCTGAATGCGTCAatccggcggcgccgcgcgaaGAGGGCGGGTACTATTGGGGTTATACAGTTCGAAAGGCGTCATCCCTTTCCAACGTTTTCACCGAGTCACCGTACGAAGAGGGTTACGACATCAGCATCGGCACGTCCGAGCGGGGCACGCCGATATCCCGGGCGTTCCCGTCATCTACCCCGCGGCCCCTCAACTTCAAGCATATGCTCATTGCTTTTGGTGGGCCCAGAGGCCTCGAGTTCGCCGCAATGAacgacgagcagctcacCGGCATGGACGTCCAAGGCCCCAAGACGAGGGAGCTGTTCGACCACTGGATCAACGTGCTGCCGAGCCAGGGCAGCAGGACCATCAGGACAGAGGAGGCGATGTTCATCGGCTTGACAGCTCTGAGGTCGCTTTGGGACACCAGTTGA